In Pyrus communis chromosome 11, drPyrComm1.1, whole genome shotgun sequence, the sequence TGGGGTGATATTGAAAAGTAAGCTTTGCATGACTTCCAAATGCCAATAGATTCACATAGACTTTTGTCTTCTTCTCGCTAATGTTCTCACTCCACCTGTGTCCGAGAGAAAAGTAAGCTTCCCAACTCCATCTCTGTGCCATTTTTGTGTCTCCAAAACATCGACGGAATGGGGATTGTGGGTTTGGAAGAGAGGGAGAACATCGAATTGCAGGAGTTCTGCCGTATGCTGATGGCTTCCGCCGGCCTCCACCGCAGAAAAGACGGCCGGCAGCAGCCCAACAACAAGCGTTTCGACTTGAGGGGTGACGATGAAGAAGACATGTTGGTGTGTGTCACTAGCGGCGTTTCTTTCTTAGGACTTGCCCTCGTCGATCGTCTCCTCCGCCGTGGCTACTCCGTCCGCCTCGTCGTTGACAACCAAGGTAAGTGTTTATCTACTAATCATCGTTGATTAATGCTTTCTTGGTCCAAATTCCAATTTCGATTCTGGCTTGTAGAATGTTAGTTGGACCAATTGGTTAAAGCAATGTGTCCGCCTTGTTGCGATAATATTTGAATCCCCTTGCTTCTCTTAAAATCTTGATAAAAATTCGAAAAGCGCTTGAAAGttcatcttgaagaacaatCACCTCTCCATTAAAACACGAAAGAAGTTTTTATGATTTCTAAGTACTTTTAAATTGTTCTGCTGTTTTTTTATCATTGAAATACATCATCAAATAATTTGATGAGAACTTGGATTTCCAATTTATGGAATCTAAAAGTTCAAACAATTTGATTACGCTATTATATTGAATTAGCATAGTGTgaatattataattatttagAAATACTTTTTAAAATGATAGAAAAAGTTTTTtatgaaagtgtttttgaattCCAAAAGCATTCTGCAAGATGTATTCGTTATGTGTTACTCACAGAAAAACGTTTTTCagaattcacttgcatttttatcaaagattgatttcaaaaacgtttttattcattttaaaatcacttccaAACAAAACTCGTATCCATGTATATGAttgcaagagaacaagattttaaatataaagaaaatgtCGTGTGGAATTTGGTTTATTACATCCAGAATTAATGGGTTGTCATGTCCCCCCGATTAAATAATACAGAGGATGTAGAAAAATTGAGGGAGATGAGGACAGGCGGCAGCACCGATGACCGCATTTCTGCAGTTATGGCGAAGCTAACCGACGACGACGATGTTGAAAGCTTGTCCCATGCATTCGATGGCTGTCGTGGCGTTTTCCACACCTCTGCATTTGTCGACCCCGCTGGCCTCTCTGGCTACACTGTGAGTCACTTAACCCATTTCATTTCTGTACTCTTCTTAAACTTGAAGGAAAATCTTAAGGAGAAATTCTTAGGGTCGATCATTTGGTCTACACGGCATCCAACCTTCCTcagacacaaaaacaaagcaTCACACTTGCATTATTTGGTGTCACGTAGGCCATGTGGTCcaagtttaaaattttgtggAGAAATTCTTAGGTTCGAACATTTGGTCTACGTGGCATCCAACCTTCctcacacacaaaaacaaagcatCACACTTGCATCCATGTGGTCCAAGTTTATCGGGGCATATTTTTGCTCAACACACTCAAGTGATGTTGATGTTCACCATCCTATATATCGTTATTGGATGGTGTAAATTTCGAAATATGAGTAGTGGATAGATACaagatctcaaaatttaaactcatcaaatGGTAATAAATAGGGCGGTGAGCAATATTACCACTTGAGAGTAATGAGCAAAAATGCCGCCAAATCTGTTGTGTCTAGTTGCCCTATGTTGTCGTGTGAACACTAAATTGCAAGTGATTTTCGCATATCTTTTACTCCCTTTGCATGTACCTGTTTTATTGTGATACTTagatacttttatttatttatttatttatgtcctTCGATTGTGCTTTGATTCAGCCAATCCGAAGAAGGTCTGGAGGAGAATAAACAAAGTGTGTGGAAAACATTTCGATATTCTTATTGACAAcatacattttatcaaaattGCTTAAAAACGAATAATTAGTGCTACGATCATCTCATCCTACTACAGTTAATTATACCAACCTCTTCTTGTACATacgtaattgtatataatattttgtttctctCTTTCATCACGACTCAAAAAAGTAAAATTGAATGATTTCGCATATCCCCTTAATTTTTCCCCTCGTGCACAGCTCTATTTATTTCTGACATTTAAATTGCGAATGAACATTGGATTGGAATGATGTGTTTAGAAATCCATGGCTGAGATAGAAGTGAAGGCGAGTGAGAACGTGATGAAGGCATGTGCAGTGACACCATCTGTGAGAAAATGTGTCCTCACTTCTTCACTTCTAGCCTGCGTATGGCAAGACAGCACCCGCAACGACCTCTCCCCTGTAATTAACCATGATTCCTGGAGCACTGAGTCACTCTGCATTGACAAAAAGGTACCATGTTCATCTTACTCCAAAACCGTCATCATGCACTCGAGCAAATCCAAAACTGTCATCATGCACCCGTCCATGACGAGCAAATTGAGCACGGAAAGAGTATAGGATGACTGTAGTTTTGGAGTGACAATAACAGTTCGTTTACTATTGTTAGCATTTAAAATTTCTTATGGGGAATGGCAGCTTTGGTATGCCTTGGGGAAGCTGAGGGCAGAGAAAGCTGCATGGAAAATAGCTGAGGAAAAAGGGGTGAAGTTGGCCACCATCTGCCCAGCTCTTATCACTGGCCCTGAAATTTCCACTAGAAATCCAACAGCAACACTTGCATATCTCAAAGGTAATTCTTTTTCTACTACATTCACAACTTTTAGTATCTTCTGGCACCGTCGCATAACGAGCCAACTGTATCAATTTGATATCAAACTAGTCATACATGAGAATCGAACTGATGGGTCCAATGGTATTCAATTTTCAAGTGAAAGTGATATCGCTAAACTGCAGTATTAACAGGACATGAGTTGCTTGTATATATGCCTTTGCAAAATTCACAAAAGATGGAACCAAACCATCCCCCTGAAATAGTAAGGCAATCTATGTCCGGAGCCCTATGAGAAGAAGCAAGCTCATGGCTCTCTGCTTTTCACTCGAGGCTCCATTTACCCGTTTTCATATAGTCACGCTGTCGCACACTAACCCCATTGAGCACCACCATCTTAGCGATGCTCAAACTGAAGGGATAAAGTCGcatttttaagtcaaaatccacatttttccttctaatttttaCCAATTTTGATTGTCTATAAATACAGGAGCACAACAAATGTACCAAAGTGGTGTGCTAGCCACAGTCGATATAACAAGACTGGCAGAGGCACATGTAGGCGTGTTTGAGGCAATGAACAAGGCAGCGTTTGGGAGATACATTTGCTTCGATCGAGTCGTTGACGGAGAAGAAGAGGCCGAGAAGTTAGCAGAGGCGACGAGCATGTTGAAGAACAAGTTCGTGGGCAATGGGGGCTCTAATATTGTCCAGAATCGATTCGAATTGTCGAACAGAAAGCTTACAAATCTTTTGTCCGGAAGAGTACATTGCTGCTatagttcataaaaaaaactCCGGCATTTCAATTAGGGTTCTACCCAGTTGTTATAATTCCCAGTGTGTAAAATGTTGAGCAATGCAAGTGAGAAAGTTTTGGAACATCTCTAAATTAATAGTATCTTTGATGTTTCGAGGTAAGTTTGGCAATTTCTTGTCCGATACATTAATCTAATGTAAAATGACACAAAAATAACATATTTCAAATAAACTTATTaacaaatcaaattattatcGGATCATCGATTGCGAACCTGTTATAACGAGTCGAATCAACCAGTTAAAAATTCAATTAGATATCATTTGTCAAATATAGATATCTCAACTCTACAGTAACCTATTTATTAGACACATAACAATATGAtatattaaaaattcattaaaataacGAGTTTGACGCAACATGCTAAAATAACATGTATGATgtgaaatggaagaaaaagttttatatgttttaacaTCGAAGAATTAGGACCCAAAGTCTGGATTTTCGTAGAccaaaaatattaaacaaaacaaaaataaacttaaaaaaaaatatgtttgcATATATAAATTGTGGGAAAATCGTCAAATTGATAAGAAAAAAGTGcccaataaaaatattaaatgtataaaaaaactaaaaataaatttcaagcaaataaaaagaaaaaaaaaaaaaaaaaaaagagaaaggggGAAGAGGGAGGCTCAGAGAGTTGCTAACAGTGCTCAGCGAAGAGCCCTTTTACAGGCACTTCTCATACAAGAGGTGTCAGAAATTTAAAGCACTCTTCATCGTTGCCATCTAAATATTACACATACACAACTTCGATCAACAAAATTCAACAAATATTCAaacaaaaattaggaagaacaagaagaaactGCTGCGAACAGAGGCGGCGAGAGCTGCGGAGTGGAGGGGTCAGGGGTTAGGGTTTTCAGTTAACGATGGCATTGGTTGAGGGGTTTTTATAAGCTTTTCTTTCTGGGCCTTTTGGGTTTACACCTCTTATGAGCCCACAGTTGATGTTATTGGACAGTGGACTACCCTGTCAGATTAGCAAATTCAGCCCATTTTCTATGGGCCTATGCCTCCTTAGATAATCTAACTAAAGAAGGAGAAACAACCATAAAAAGAAAGTTTCTAGTGCATGTCCACCCCTTGGTGTCAGCAAGGGCCCTAAACATGTCAtttagtactggtttggtactaatgtgcttttataaaaagtggatataaaacaaaaaaaatgagctCAAAaagatgtttggtaaacacttaaaaatagctATTTTtaacagttttgggtgaaaaaaagctgaaaacgtgaaaCAGCAAAAATAAGTTTATCCTCACAGCACattagaagcagttttttttttcaaagcatagcaataccaaaccatccCTTAGTCCCAAAAATCACTTCTAGCCGTCTAAGAAAAAGAGGGCAAGTGGTGGGCCGTGTGAAGCCCGCGTAAAAGATGGGCAACATATGTCCAACCTTGAGCAGGGCCCTAAACATGCCCTTTAATCCCAAAAAACCACTTTCGGCAGTCTAAGAAAAAGAGGGCAAGTGGTGGGCCGTGTGAAGCCCATCTAAAAGTCCGGGCAACATATGCCCGACCTTGAGCCCGCTGATAATGAGTGATGTCAGTAAGTGGGTCTGGTGACTGAAAACCTAATCCAGAAAGGGATTTCCAACCGTAGGCGATGACTTCGGCTTGCGCATAGTATATTAAGCTTTATATCTATGTACTGATATCAGGTCGATGTGGGACAAGTACCAGCAAGTGGTTCTCCCTTGACTTGCTCCTCTCTATATGGAAGTTCAAAAATAGTCCTATCTAAATCAATTTGTAGTTTTAAATACCAATGTTTGAATTTGAAGCTTATATTCTTGTGGAGAAACATTCAAAATAGGCAAAATCAAGACT encodes:
- the LOC137708460 gene encoding cinnamoyl-CoA reductase-like SNL6; its protein translation is MGIVGLEERENIELQEFCRMLMASAGLHRRKDGRQQPNNKRFDLRGDDEEDMLVCVTSGVSFLGLALVDRLLRRGYSVRLVVDNQEDVEKLREMRTGGSTDDRISAVMAKLTDDDDVESLSHAFDGCRGVFHTSAFVDPAGLSGYTKSMAEIEVKASENVMKACAVTPSVRKCVLTSSLLACVWQDSTRNDLSPVINHDSWSTESLCIDKKLWYALGKLRAEKAAWKIAEEKGVKLATICPALITGPEISTRNPTATLAYLKGAQQMYQSGVLATVDITRLAEAHVGVFEAMNKAAFGRYICFDRVVDGEEEAEKLAEATSMLKNKFVGNGGSNIVQNRFELSNRKLTNLLSGRVHCCYSS